In the Candidatus Protochlamydia phocaeensis genome, CGGTCTTTGGAATTCCCAGCGCCTTGTCCAATACCCATACGCTTTTTGCTAATTGGCCGGCAATTTACGGTAAAACTTTTTTTGAGACGATTGATGATATTGTCTCTTTATGGTTCTTGCCTATTGGCGGATTGATGGTGGCTATTTTTACAGGCTGGGTATTGGATAAAGAAATAAGTAAAGAAGAATTGAATGCAGGAACAACCTTGCGCTGGATCTGGCGGCCTTGGATTTTCTTTATTCGTTGGATCGGCCCTGTCGCCATTGTGTTCATCATCTTGCAACAGAGCGGATTAATTGATATCGACACCTATTTTGGTGGCGCAAAAAAAGAGAAAACTCAAGAGAATATTCCGGTTCCCGAAAGAACTTTTCAAATAAAAGATTAAAAAGAGTATAATAAGACTAAGGAAGAATAATTCTATTCTTCTTTTTTCTTTATTAATGGGGGCTTTAGCTTTTCATTAAGTCACTGAAGTAATGGTTTTTAGAAAAGCTGAAAGCTTTTTCAATTCTATCCGTATGGAGGTGTTATGAAAGATATCACTCATCATATAAGACATGTTCAAAAGAAGGTCATTCGCTCTAATAGACAAGCAACCATGCAAAATCATAAGAGTCGCCCATCAAATTCACTGCCTTCTTCCGGAGTGATTCTTTCCGAAAATACGCGGTCTTTTCGCTATCAAGCGACTAGATAGAATACGATAAGCATTTAAAAATTTTTTGATCCCTTTCGAAATTCGAAAGGGATTTTTTTTATCTTTTCCCCCTCATTTATTTAAATTTCTTTCCTTTTCACGACAATTAGCAGATCAAATTCCCCCATTTTTAATCACCCACCTTTAAAAATTAAGAGCGGATCATTATTTTTTTTTACTACATATGTAGTAAGGTGTTGTGATTAACTTGAGTGTGGAGTTAAGCAAATGTCAAGGCGTAGTTTTGGCGAGTTGGAGCTAGAAATCTTGCAAATTTTAAAAAATGGGAAAAGGATGACAGTTAAGGATGTGCACCACATTCTCGGAAAGGATAGCAATAAATATACGACGATCCTGACAGTGATGGGAAGGTTGGTTCAAAAAGGCACGTTATCTAGAGAACGGATTGGCCTACAATATGAGTACTGGCTATCGGATCCGACAGAAAAGATTCCCTCCTTTATTGCCCATTTTAAAAAGAAAATTTTTGGAGTGCAAACAAGTCAGATAATCACTTATTTGATCGAATCGGCGGATGATCTTTCCGAGGAAGATTTGGCCGACATGGAAAAAATGATTGAAAAAGCAAAGATGAATAGGAGAGTGAATAAATTTTAATAACCTGAATTTTGAGTTTATTTTGCCCTTTCCCTCCAGCCTTTTAGGGTTTAAAGCTCAAAATAAGCCCCGCCTTGTTCCCATTGGACCCCGAAAATGTCTCGGAGTAAAGAAGGGGTGACAATATCTGCATAGGCGCCGGTTGCCACACATTTTCCCTGATTTAAAATGGCCAGCCGATCGCAAAAGCGCTGGGCGGCTAATAAGTCATGCACGGCTGTAACAATTGTTTTTCCTTGACGGGCAAGGAGTTGCAGCAATTCCCAGATTTCTAATTGGTGCCGAAGGTCGAGATAAGAGGTCGGTTCATCCAAAAGAAGGACCGGGGCTTCTGTTGCCAAGGCTCTTGCAATATAGATCCGCTGTCTTTCCCCGCCTGACAATTGAGAGAGCAGTTGATGCCGTAAATGCCAGGCATCTACTTTTTTCAAGCAATCTTCTATTAAGTTATTTTCTTGGGAAGACAAGCCTTGATAATGAGGATAGCGTCCCATGGCCACCATGTCAGTGACGGTAAAATCAAAATAGAGGGAAGGGGTTTGAGGGACAAGCGAGACGGTGCGGCTAATTTGGTAGCGCGGCAAGTTTAATAAATGTTGTCCTTGCCAAAAGACTTCTCCCTCAGTAGGAGACCAAATGCCTGTCATGGTTTTAAATAGGGTTGATTTTCCAGAGCCATTAGGGCCCAAAATTCCATATAAGAGACCCGGCTGAAAAGTTAAAGTAATGCAAGAAAGAATGGTTTTGGATTTGAGGCGGTAAGTGAGACGGTTGATCGCTAATGTCATAGATCCTCAAAAGGCCGTGCGTTTGTGGGAGCGAAAAAGCAAGAAGAGAAAGAAAATCCCTCCAATAATGGCTGAAAAATTGCCGATAGAGATGGCATAAAGGCCAAAGCCCCGTAGCAGAACGTCTAAAGTGGTTAGGACAGCAGCTCCCGAGACTAGGCAAAGCGGGATCAATTCGTTGTGGTCGGGACCTTGCAAGCGGCGGATAATGTGTGGAAGCACCAATCCAAAAAAAGCGATCATGCCAATGGCCGCCAAAGCGCCGCCTGTCAGCAATGAAATGCATAGAAATAGGCGCCAGCGGACGCGCTGGACATCGACTCCTAGGTTTTTGGCTTCTTCTTCCCCTAATGCTAAAATATTCATTTCCCGGCGGTACATCCAGCAGCCCCATAATCCGACAACCGTCAAGGGAAATTGCATATGGACATGCTGCCATCCGCGGTCAATTGTCGTCCCGGCTTCCCATTCGGTAATGGTTTGAATAAGCTGCCAGCGATCGCGCAGGGCATATAAGAGCAGGCTTTGAGTGGCGATAATAATAGTAGAAACAGCGATGCCCGTCAAAATGAGATTGGTAAGATGGGCGCCTTCTTGCAGGCGTGAGAGGAGGTACACGACACATAGAGTCAGCAGGCATCCTAGAAAAGCGGCTAGGGGCAAAGAGTAGGGATAAGTAAAGCGGAGATCGAAAATAAAGACGAGAACAACAGATAAACAACCTCCTGCACTGATACCCAGAACGCTTGGCGACGCCAAAGGATTATGGAACAAAGACTGCATGACGGCGCCGGATACAGCCAGCGAGGCTCCTGTACAGGCAAGGACAATTAAGCGCGGCAGCCGCTCGTCTAGTAGAGGATTCCATTGGGAGGACAGGTTGTGCAGGCGCAGTTGAAACCCTTCCCAAACTTGGTTCCACGGGGTTTCCCCTGTCATCAAAGTCCACGTGCTGCTGGCAAGAAAAAGGAGGGCGAATCCCCAAAGGTAAAGAGAATAGCGATGTTTCATAGATAATGTGCGCTTGCTAAGGCTTGAAAGAGATCAAAATAGGCAAGGACGATATATTGAGTGGGAGATTCTTGCACTGCCTCATCGACGTAGAAGATGCGGCGCGAATGAAAAGCGGGCAATTCCTGAAACA is a window encoding:
- a CDS encoding ABC transporter ATP-binding protein — protein: MTLAINRLTYRLKSKTILSCITLTFQPGLLYGILGPNGSGKSTLFKTMTGIWSPTEGEVFWQGQHLLNLPRYQISRTVSLVPQTPSLYFDFTVTDMVAMGRYPHYQGLSSQENNLIEDCLKKVDAWHLRHQLLSQLSGGERQRIYIARALATEAPVLLLDEPTSYLDLRHQLEIWELLQLLARQGKTIVTAVHDLLAAQRFCDRLAILNQGKCVATGAYADIVTPSLLRDIFGVQWEQGGAYFEL
- a CDS encoding BlaI/MecI/CopY family transcriptional regulator gives rise to the protein MSRRSFGELELEILQILKNGKRMTVKDVHHILGKDSNKYTTILTVMGRLVQKGTLSRERIGLQYEYWLSDPTEKIPSFIAHFKKKIFGVQTSQIITYLIESADDLSEEDLADMEKMIEKAKMNRRVNKF
- a CDS encoding FecCD family ABC transporter permease, encoding MKHRYSLYLWGFALLFLASSTWTLMTGETPWNQVWEGFQLRLHNLSSQWNPLLDERLPRLIVLACTGASLAVSGAVMQSLFHNPLASPSVLGISAGGCLSVVLVFIFDLRFTYPYSLPLAAFLGCLLTLCVVYLLSRLQEGAHLTNLILTGIAVSTIIIATQSLLLYALRDRWQLIQTITEWEAGTTIDRGWQHVHMQFPLTVVGLWGCWMYRREMNILALGEEEAKNLGVDVQRVRWRLFLCISLLTGGALAAIGMIAFFGLVLPHIIRRLQGPDHNELIPLCLVSGAAVLTTLDVLLRGFGLYAISIGNFSAIIGGIFFLFLLFRSHKRTAF